One part of the Pelodiscus sinensis isolate JC-2024 chromosome 16, ASM4963464v1, whole genome shotgun sequence genome encodes these proteins:
- the ZNF598 gene encoding E3 ubiquitin-protein ligase ZNF598 isoform X2, with the protein MAASPSPAAGPAERLCVLCCGELEVLALGRCEHPICYRCSVRMRALCGVRYCAVCREELAQVVFGRKLASFSTIPINQLQHEKKYDIYFADGKVFALYRQLLQHECPLCADTRPFSTIVDLEQHMRKQHELFCCKLCVKHLKIFTSERKWYSRKDLARHRIHGDPDDTSHRGHPLCKFCDERYLDNDELLKHLRRDHYFCHFCDSDGAQEYYSDYEYLREHFREKHFLCEEGQCNTEQFTHAFRTEIDYKAHKTACHSKNRAEARQNRQIDLQFNYAPRHQRRNEGVVGGEDYEEIDRYNRQGRGGRSGLRGGQQNRRGSWRYKREEEDRDVAAAVRASMAAKRQEEKKQVEDKEDVSRGKKEESKDSEVSNTKRVPKPSNEATVPKEAAANGALSQDDFPAIGSAAGPLLRLAQPAAVKLKEEDFPSLSSAAPTLASGASLTYTVAAKKTAFQEEDFPALVSRMRPNAKTVTNLTSAWSNGSNKTAVKAVPSLSSGSSQLAKKPAPSKSSKGSRKSSKLSPSDDEDGGSGLTTQEIRNTPTMFDVSSLLAASTLQTFTKVSKKKKMGVEKQRASSPQLEETLSPTATSEQLAEAEQTPCVPANLQLPDATTDVVNGHLEKPVAICSASKEPPGLKKPPVTNQCPLSQEDFPALGNLGPSRLPPPGFNSVALLKNPPPPPGLPAPVSKPPPGFTVVPSTSVSDPVTASPNEPKPCRGAYLVPDNFQQRNIQLIQSIKEFLQSDESRFNKFKTHSGQFRQGLISAAQYYQSCRELLGENFMKIFNELLVLLPDAAKQQELLSAHNDFKVKEKQGPIKPKKNKKNVWQMDSSELDCSICPTCQQVLMPQDLASHKALHIEDEEFPSLQAISRIIS; encoded by the exons GTGGTCTTTGGAAGGAAGCTTGCATCCTTTTCAACAATACCAATTAACCAGCTGCAACATGAGAAGAAATATGACATCTATTTTGCTGATGGAAAAGTTTTTGCACTGTATAG GCAGCTACTGCAGCATGAATGCCCTCTGTGTGCAGATACGCGGCCGTTCAGCACCATTGTGGATTTGGAACAGCACATGAGAAAACAGCATGAGCTCTTCTGCTGTAAACTGTGTGTTAAACACCTGAAG ATCTTTACGTCTGAACGTAAGTGGTATTCCCGCAAAGACCTCGCTCGACATCGAATACACGGGGACCCAGACGACACATCTCATCGCGGGCATCCTCTTTGTAAATTCTGCGATGAGCGTTACTTAGACAACGATGAGTTACTGAAACACTTGAGACGTGATCACTATTTCTGCCACTTTTGTGATTCAGATGGTGCTCAGGAATATTACAG CGATTACGAATACCTTCGCGAACACTTCCGGGAGAAGCATTTCCTTTGCGAAGAGGGACAGTGCAATACAGAGCAGTTCACACATGCTTTCCGCACAGAAATAGATTACAAGGCCCACAAAACAGCCTGCCACagcaagaacagggctgaggcCAGACAGAACCGGCAGATAGATCTTCAGTTCAACTATGCCCCTAGGCACCAACGGAGGAATGAGG GTGTCGTAGGTGGAGAGGACTATGAAGAAATCGACAGATATAACAGGCAAGGCCGAGGCGGGAGATCAGGACTCCGAGGAGGGCAGCAAAACAGAAGAGGGAGCTGGAGATATAAGAG GGAAGAAGAAGACCGAGATGTTGCAGCAGCAGTTAGGGCATCAATGGCAGCAAAACGGcaagaagaaaagaaacaagTAGAGGATAAAGAAGATGTCAGTCGAGGTAAAAAAGAAGAATCAAAGGACTCAGAAGTGTCCAACACTAAGCGAGTGCCAAAGCCTTCAAATGAAGCCACAG TTCCCAAAGAAGCAGCTGCTAATGGTGCTTTAAGCCAAGATGACTTTCCAGCGATTGGTTCAGCCGCAGGACCTCTGCTGCG GTTGGCTCAGCCAGCAGCTGTCAAGCTGAAGGAAGAAGACTTCCCGAGCCTTTCCTCTGCCGCACCCACCCTCGCTTCTGGGGCGTCTTTAACGTACACGGTTGCGGCCAAGAAAACAGCCTTtcaagaggaggattttccagCTCTGGTGTCCAGAATGAGGCCTAATGCTAAAACGGTGACGAACCTCACGTCTGCATGGAGCAATGGCTCCAATAAAACCGCAGTGAAAGCTGTCCCTTCCCTCAGCTCCGGTTCAAGCCAGCTAGCCAAAAAACCAGCTCCCTCGAAGAGCAGTAAAGGGAGCAGGAAGAGCAGTAAACTCTCCCCCTCCGATGACGAAGACGGTGGCAGTGGCTTGACAACCCAGGAGATCAGAAATACGCCGACGATGTTTGACgtctcctccttgctggcagcTTCCACCTTACAGACTTTCACTAAAGTGAGCAAGAAAAAGAAGATGGGCGTCGAGAAGCAACGAGCGTCATCCCCTCAGCTGGAGGAGACCTTGTCTCCCACAGCAACTTCGGAACAACTGGCGGAAGCTGAGCAGACTCCATGTGTGCCTGCAAATCTGCAGCTGCCTGACGCAACCACAGATGTCGTGAACGGGCACTTGGAAAAACCAGTAGCAATCTGTAGTGCATCCAAAGAGCCCCCTGGCCTTAAAAAGCCACCAGTGACTAACCAGTGTCCGTTATCTCAGGAAGACTTCCCAGCACTCGGGAATTTGGGACCATCTAGATTGCCACCACCAG GGTTTAACTCCGTGGCACTATTGAAgaatccccctccgcccccagggctgccagcGCCTGTTAGTAAACCACCTCCGGGTTTTACTGTTGTTCCATCCACCAGTGTCTCTGACCCTGTCACTGCATCGCCCAATGA GCCAAAACCCTGTCGAGGAGCTTATTTGGTGCCTGACAATTTCCAGCAGAGGAACATTCAGTTAATACAGTCTATAAAGGAATTTCTTCAAAGCGATGAATCCAGATTCAATAAATTTAAAACTCATTCTGGACAGTTCAGACAG GGGCTCATTTCTGCGGCGCAGTATTACCAAAGCTGCCGAGAACTACTTGGAGAGAACTTCATGAAAATCTTTAATGAGTTGTTGGTGCTGTTGCCAGACGCAGCTAAGCAGCAAGAGCTGCTTTCTGCTCACAATGACTTCAAAGTCAAGGAGAAACAAGGCCCCATCAAACCCAAAAAGAACAAGAAGAATGTCTGGCAAATGGACTCTTCTGAGCTGGACTGCAGCATCTGTCCGACCTGTCAGCAAGTGCTGATGCCGCAGGACCTAGCCTCCCACAAAGCTTTGCATATTGAGGATGAAGAATTCCCTTCCTTACAAGCAATCAGCAGAATCATCAGTTAG
- the ZNF598 gene encoding E3 ubiquitin-protein ligase ZNF598 isoform X1, with protein MAASPSPAAGPAERLCVLCCGELEVLALGRCEHPICYRCSVRMRALCGVRYCAVCREELAQVVFGRKLASFSTIPINQLQHEKKYDIYFADGKVFALYRQLLQHECPLCADTRPFSTIVDLEQHMRKQHELFCCKLCVKHLKIFTSERKWYSRKDLARHRIHGDPDDTSHRGHPLCKFCDERYLDNDELLKHLRRDHYFCHFCDSDGAQEYYSDYEYLREHFREKHFLCEEGQCNTEQFTHAFRTEIDYKAHKTACHSKNRAEARQNRQIDLQFNYAPRHQRRNEGVVGGEDYEEIDRYNRQGRGGRSGLRGGQQNRRGSWRYKRSLVGQTECFGKRRGEEEDRDVAAAVRASMAAKRQEEKKQVEDKEDVSRGKKEESKDSEVSNTKRVPKPSNEATVPKEAAANGALSQDDFPAIGSAAGPLLRLAQPAAVKLKEEDFPSLSSAAPTLASGASLTYTVAAKKTAFQEEDFPALVSRMRPNAKTVTNLTSAWSNGSNKTAVKAVPSLSSGSSQLAKKPAPSKSSKGSRKSSKLSPSDDEDGGSGLTTQEIRNTPTMFDVSSLLAASTLQTFTKVSKKKKMGVEKQRASSPQLEETLSPTATSEQLAEAEQTPCVPANLQLPDATTDVVNGHLEKPVAICSASKEPPGLKKPPVTNQCPLSQEDFPALGNLGPSRLPPPGFNSVALLKNPPPPPGLPAPVSKPPPGFTVVPSTSVSDPVTASPNEPKPCRGAYLVPDNFQQRNIQLIQSIKEFLQSDESRFNKFKTHSGQFRQGLISAAQYYQSCRELLGENFMKIFNELLVLLPDAAKQQELLSAHNDFKVKEKQGPIKPKKNKKNVWQMDSSELDCSICPTCQQVLMPQDLASHKALHIEDEEFPSLQAISRIIS; from the exons GTGGTCTTTGGAAGGAAGCTTGCATCCTTTTCAACAATACCAATTAACCAGCTGCAACATGAGAAGAAATATGACATCTATTTTGCTGATGGAAAAGTTTTTGCACTGTATAG GCAGCTACTGCAGCATGAATGCCCTCTGTGTGCAGATACGCGGCCGTTCAGCACCATTGTGGATTTGGAACAGCACATGAGAAAACAGCATGAGCTCTTCTGCTGTAAACTGTGTGTTAAACACCTGAAG ATCTTTACGTCTGAACGTAAGTGGTATTCCCGCAAAGACCTCGCTCGACATCGAATACACGGGGACCCAGACGACACATCTCATCGCGGGCATCCTCTTTGTAAATTCTGCGATGAGCGTTACTTAGACAACGATGAGTTACTGAAACACTTGAGACGTGATCACTATTTCTGCCACTTTTGTGATTCAGATGGTGCTCAGGAATATTACAG CGATTACGAATACCTTCGCGAACACTTCCGGGAGAAGCATTTCCTTTGCGAAGAGGGACAGTGCAATACAGAGCAGTTCACACATGCTTTCCGCACAGAAATAGATTACAAGGCCCACAAAACAGCCTGCCACagcaagaacagggctgaggcCAGACAGAACCGGCAGATAGATCTTCAGTTCAACTATGCCCCTAGGCACCAACGGAGGAATGAGG GTGTCGTAGGTGGAGAGGACTATGAAGAAATCGACAGATATAACAGGCAAGGCCGAGGCGGGAGATCAGGACTCCGAGGAGGGCAGCAAAACAGAAGAGGGAGCTGGAGATATAAGAG ATCTCTGGTTGGTCAGACTGAGTGCTTTGGAAAAAGAAGAGG GGAAGAAGAAGACCGAGATGTTGCAGCAGCAGTTAGGGCATCAATGGCAGCAAAACGGcaagaagaaaagaaacaagTAGAGGATAAAGAAGATGTCAGTCGAGGTAAAAAAGAAGAATCAAAGGACTCAGAAGTGTCCAACACTAAGCGAGTGCCAAAGCCTTCAAATGAAGCCACAG TTCCCAAAGAAGCAGCTGCTAATGGTGCTTTAAGCCAAGATGACTTTCCAGCGATTGGTTCAGCCGCAGGACCTCTGCTGCG GTTGGCTCAGCCAGCAGCTGTCAAGCTGAAGGAAGAAGACTTCCCGAGCCTTTCCTCTGCCGCACCCACCCTCGCTTCTGGGGCGTCTTTAACGTACACGGTTGCGGCCAAGAAAACAGCCTTtcaagaggaggattttccagCTCTGGTGTCCAGAATGAGGCCTAATGCTAAAACGGTGACGAACCTCACGTCTGCATGGAGCAATGGCTCCAATAAAACCGCAGTGAAAGCTGTCCCTTCCCTCAGCTCCGGTTCAAGCCAGCTAGCCAAAAAACCAGCTCCCTCGAAGAGCAGTAAAGGGAGCAGGAAGAGCAGTAAACTCTCCCCCTCCGATGACGAAGACGGTGGCAGTGGCTTGACAACCCAGGAGATCAGAAATACGCCGACGATGTTTGACgtctcctccttgctggcagcTTCCACCTTACAGACTTTCACTAAAGTGAGCAAGAAAAAGAAGATGGGCGTCGAGAAGCAACGAGCGTCATCCCCTCAGCTGGAGGAGACCTTGTCTCCCACAGCAACTTCGGAACAACTGGCGGAAGCTGAGCAGACTCCATGTGTGCCTGCAAATCTGCAGCTGCCTGACGCAACCACAGATGTCGTGAACGGGCACTTGGAAAAACCAGTAGCAATCTGTAGTGCATCCAAAGAGCCCCCTGGCCTTAAAAAGCCACCAGTGACTAACCAGTGTCCGTTATCTCAGGAAGACTTCCCAGCACTCGGGAATTTGGGACCATCTAGATTGCCACCACCAG GGTTTAACTCCGTGGCACTATTGAAgaatccccctccgcccccagggctgccagcGCCTGTTAGTAAACCACCTCCGGGTTTTACTGTTGTTCCATCCACCAGTGTCTCTGACCCTGTCACTGCATCGCCCAATGA GCCAAAACCCTGTCGAGGAGCTTATTTGGTGCCTGACAATTTCCAGCAGAGGAACATTCAGTTAATACAGTCTATAAAGGAATTTCTTCAAAGCGATGAATCCAGATTCAATAAATTTAAAACTCATTCTGGACAGTTCAGACAG GGGCTCATTTCTGCGGCGCAGTATTACCAAAGCTGCCGAGAACTACTTGGAGAGAACTTCATGAAAATCTTTAATGAGTTGTTGGTGCTGTTGCCAGACGCAGCTAAGCAGCAAGAGCTGCTTTCTGCTCACAATGACTTCAAAGTCAAGGAGAAACAAGGCCCCATCAAACCCAAAAAGAACAAGAAGAATGTCTGGCAAATGGACTCTTCTGAGCTGGACTGCAGCATCTGTCCGACCTGTCAGCAAGTGCTGATGCCGCAGGACCTAGCCTCCCACAAAGCTTTGCATATTGAGGATGAAGAATTCCCTTCCTTACAAGCAATCAGCAGAATCATCAGTTAG